One Gimesia aquarii DNA segment encodes these proteins:
- the recR gene encoding recombination mediator RecR produces MSIRGRESQSHPYGSSVGQLIDQFATLPGIGRKSAERLAHYILSISEGNARQLADAIMAVKQSVRPCTVCYNLTENEVCSICADTRRDKTLVCVVEQPRDVVSLEATSSFQGVYHVLQGRISPLEGVGPEKLTIDALVRRVKQDGVSEIIMATNPTLEGDGTALYISNLLENENVEITRLARGIASGSVLEFANKEMLSDALQGRQRF; encoded by the coding sequence ATGTCGATACGTGGAAGAGAGAGTCAGTCTCATCCTTATGGTTCCAGTGTGGGACAATTGATCGATCAATTTGCCACTCTGCCTGGGATTGGTCGCAAATCTGCAGAGCGACTCGCTCATTATATTTTATCGATATCCGAAGGAAATGCGCGGCAGTTGGCTGATGCAATCATGGCTGTCAAACAGTCCGTACGGCCCTGCACCGTTTGTTACAACCTTACCGAAAATGAAGTCTGTAGCATCTGTGCGGATACTCGACGGGATAAAACGCTGGTTTGTGTTGTAGAGCAACCACGCGATGTGGTCTCTCTGGAAGCAACCAGTTCCTTTCAGGGAGTTTATCACGTTCTACAAGGACGGATTTCCCCTTTGGAGGGAGTGGGGCCTGAAAAACTGACAATCGATGCGCTCGTTCGTCGTGTGAAACAGGATGGTGTCAGCGAGATCATCATGGCGACAAACCCGACACTCGAAGGGGATGGGACGGCTTTATACATATCAAATCTTTTAGAAAACGAAAATGTCGAAATTACCAGATTGGCGCGGGGGATTGCTTCTGGGAGTGTGCTAGAGTTTGCTAACAAAGAGATGTTATCTGATGCGTTACAGGGGCGACAACGTTTTTAA
- a CDS encoding YbaB/EbfC family nucleoid-associated protein produces the protein MFKGLGNIAGMMKQFSEMQGRMQEMQEKLGKLRFEGSAGGGMVNVEANGQQKILSYKIDQTLLDSDDKEMLEDLLTAATNQALEKAREGAAEEMAQLTGGMNIPGLDEALAKFNPNA, from the coding sequence ATGTTCAAAGGACTGGGAAATATCGCCGGCATGATGAAACAATTTTCAGAGATGCAGGGGCGCATGCAGGAAATGCAGGAGAAATTGGGAAAGCTTCGATTTGAAGGTTCCGCCGGGGGTGGAATGGTTAACGTCGAAGCCAATGGTCAGCAGAAAATTCTGAGTTACAAGATAGATCAGACTCTACTCGACAGTGATGATAAGGAGATGCTCGAAGACCTTTTGACCGCGGCAACCAATCAGGCATTGGAAAAGGCTCGTGAAGGGGCCGCCGAAGAAATGGCTCAACTGACGGGAGGAATGAATATTCCCGGATTGGATGAGGCATTGGCAAAATTCAATCCGAATGCTTAG
- the dnaX gene encoding DNA polymerase III subunit gamma/tau codes for MSNKSIQYTVLARRFRPQNFSEVVGQEMVAKALQNAICADRVAHAYLFTGARGVGKTSMARILAKALNCPNSQEGIPCGECEVCQNISVGSDIDVLEIDGASNRGIDDIRSLRANVNVKSMRSQYKIYIIDEVHMLTKEAFNALLKTLEEPPPNVKFIFCTTEPNKLPDTILSRCQRFDFGYIEETSICNRLKQIAELEQVEVDESAIQLVARRAGGSMRDSQSIFDQLLSFGDSHLTAESVHRILGTASDERLIELIDALIDRKRDVALALFEAALNSGVQLNEFVDQLLNYLRDLSVVATGADQVTLLAISEINRSSLQKQAQIWGIQTCLAAFEILNEARNKMFRASHGRALVELALIRISLLEDLDQLCSLLTNGVQIPALPPTQRPASQPKGSTQNAVSTPEVNPSTQNEPPTQKKIEKKSEINSVVTQNSIESATSTAELIPFRAGVESLLLTQLIEINEDLLKDSLKGVESIAISGPKQLDLQFSKSYNFSKQYCERPEIMVKLEGSLEKLTGERIKIRLQESSSETTAEKESNSTLTKRRVEQRDLSPDSDEFLQEALAVFNAKSVRVSVLNKQTEDEKEDS; via the coding sequence ATGTCTAATAAATCGATACAGTATACGGTGTTGGCCCGTCGGTTCCGTCCTCAGAATTTCTCGGAAGTCGTCGGACAGGAAATGGTCGCCAAAGCCCTTCAAAATGCAATTTGTGCTGATCGAGTGGCGCATGCGTACCTGTTTACCGGCGCACGTGGAGTGGGTAAGACATCCATGGCGCGCATACTGGCCAAAGCTTTGAATTGCCCGAATTCACAAGAGGGCATTCCGTGTGGAGAGTGTGAAGTCTGCCAGAATATTTCCGTGGGTAGTGATATTGATGTTTTAGAAATCGATGGTGCCTCGAACCGCGGGATTGATGATATCCGGTCATTGAGGGCCAATGTAAACGTAAAGTCGATGCGATCTCAGTATAAGATTTATATCATCGACGAAGTTCACATGTTAACCAAAGAGGCGTTTAATGCCTTATTGAAGACTCTTGAAGAGCCCCCTCCTAATGTGAAGTTTATTTTCTGCACGACAGAACCGAATAAGCTGCCAGATACCATTTTGTCTCGTTGCCAGCGGTTCGATTTTGGATACATTGAAGAGACCAGCATCTGCAACCGCTTGAAGCAGATTGCAGAATTGGAACAGGTCGAAGTGGATGAGAGTGCGATCCAGCTTGTAGCACGTCGTGCCGGCGGTTCGATGCGTGACAGCCAATCCATTTTTGATCAATTACTCTCGTTTGGCGATTCCCATCTGACAGCAGAAAGTGTGCACCGCATCTTGGGAACAGCCAGTGATGAGCGGTTGATTGAGTTGATTGACGCTTTGATTGACCGCAAGCGAGATGTGGCCCTTGCCCTGTTTGAGGCGGCTTTGAATTCTGGTGTGCAGCTCAATGAATTCGTCGATCAATTACTGAACTATCTAAGAGATTTATCAGTGGTTGCAACTGGTGCCGATCAGGTAACCTTATTGGCAATCTCTGAAATTAACCGCAGCAGTTTACAGAAACAGGCTCAGATTTGGGGAATTCAGACCTGTCTGGCTGCCTTTGAAATTCTGAATGAAGCACGCAATAAAATGTTTCGTGCCAGTCATGGACGAGCACTGGTTGAATTGGCATTGATTCGAATTTCGCTGCTGGAAGATCTGGATCAGTTGTGTTCCCTGTTGACAAATGGGGTCCAGATTCCTGCTCTGCCTCCCACCCAGCGACCTGCCTCACAGCCTAAAGGCAGCACGCAAAACGCTGTTTCTACCCCTGAGGTGAATCCATCTACTCAGAATGAGCCTCCTACTCAAAAAAAAATTGAAAAAAAAAGTGAAATAAATTCGGTTGTAACACAAAATTCAATTGAAAGTGCTACTTCGACAGCTGAATTGATCCCATTTCGCGCAGGAGTAGAAAGTTTATTGTTAACGCAACTCATTGAAATCAATGAAGATCTGCTAAAAGACTCTTTGAAGGGAGTGGAGTCAATAGCAATTTCTGGGCCGAAACAACTGGATTTACAATTCTCTAAGAGCTATAATTTTTCAAAGCAATACTGCGAGCGACCGGAAATCATGGTCAAACTCGAAGGATCGCTGGAAAAACTGACTGGGGAACGAATCAAAATTCGATTACAGGAGTCCTCGTCAGAAACGACAGCAGAGAAAGAAAGCAATTCAACGCTGACAAAAAGACGGGTTGAGCAGCGCGATTTATCGCCTGACTCAGACGAGTTTTTGCAGGAAGCACTTGCGGTTTTCAATGCGAAAAGTGTGCGGGTCAGTGTTTTAAATAAGCAAACAGAAGATGAAAAAGAGGATTCGTGA